Proteins encoded within one genomic window of Pseudomonadota bacterium:
- a CDS encoding NYN domain-containing protein — translation MARLIVDGYNVIRRIDRFLSAEEKGLEEGRFALLLALEEYGAKTGFDITVVFDGGARPPDHDSPGGTDRFAGVDVIFSERGKTADFEIERLLRRHARQRLEDPCDVILVTDDMGIRDCAIGSGAFVASPGELDRAMEAGVKLAY, via the coding sequence ATGGCGAGGCTCATAGTCGACGGTTACAACGTGATAAGGCGCATCGATCGTTTCCTCTCTGCCGAGGAAAAGGGGCTCGAAGAGGGCCGTTTTGCGCTCCTTCTGGCGCTCGAGGAGTACGGCGCAAAGACCGGTTTCGATATCACGGTCGTGTTCGACGGAGGGGCGAGGCCCCCTGACCACGACTCGCCGGGCGGGACGGATCGTTTCGCCGGCGTGGACGTCATCTTCTCTGAGAGGGGCAAAACCGCCGATTTCGAGATAGAGAGGCTGCTCAGGCGGCATGCGAGGCAACGGCTGGAAGATCCCTGCGACGTGATACTGGTGACCGACGACATGGGCATTCGGGACTGCGCCATAGGCTCCGGCGCGTTCGTCGCCTCGCCCGGGGAGCTCGACCGCGCGATGGAGGCGGGCGTGAAGCTGGCCTACTGA